The Henckelia pumila isolate YLH828 chromosome 2, ASM3356847v2, whole genome shotgun sequence genome includes a window with the following:
- the LOC140877806 gene encoding uncharacterized protein, whose translation MFKNGACASEIEEKGSCSVKLHLMNEDKIKTEKSAPNYETFIDDDMHILSKDDFLQGKLVTLKLESNIIVAYGTIVHVNRGGNLLHGVPFPVNFMCIAIDEAVEKSAQLPFPIPNECDTIGDAIGCHVSWPVHLVLMQDEKHGKKKNVKKKSSCVLASHVPKSLNMLHFFCKHALHEENNISINLDHDLFDEEYELLVHLEDIISFYELEPVSANCMVVYIWHLYRKMKSDNKVEKYWFMNPHTIQFVPFVTNLDRNGKIEHFNERATVLADRLSGSSRNQLVLVPVNVGFHWILTVIDPYIEMVYFLNPLSHRNRYEDWKYVVNMSLKLFNSNKERKGKKQEIWEIVKGPRQPDAKQCGYYVMRFMKDIIEGNVNSKKHSLFGCRVTGSHVGHGHEAVE comes from the exons ATGTTCAAAAATGGTGCATGCGCCTCTGAGATTGAAGAGAAAGGTAGTTGCTCCGTAAAGTTACATCTCATGAATGAAGACAAAATCAAAACAGAAAAGAGTGCCCCAAATTATGAAACTTTCATTGATGATGACATGCATATTCTGAGCAAAGATGATTTCTTACAG GGCAAGTTGGTTACGTTGAAACTGGAATCTAATATTATAGTTGCCTACGGTACAATTGTTCATGTCAATAGAGGTGGTAACTTACTTCATGGAGTTCCATTTCCCGTAAATTTTATGTGCATCGCCATTGATGAGGCTGTGGAGAAATCAGCACAGCTGCCATTCCCAATTCCAAATGAATGTGATACTATTGGTGATGCTATAGGTTGTCATGTGTCTTGGCCTGTGCACTTGGTATTGATGCAGGATGAG AAGCATGGAAAGAAGaaaaatgtgaagaaaaaaagtaGTTGTGTTTTGGCATCGCATGTACCAAAGTCCTTGAATATGTTGCATTTTTTCTGCAAGCATGCTCTACATgaggaaaataatatatcaatcaatttagatcatgatttgtttgatgaagAATACGAACTACTTGTGCACCTTGAAGACATCATTTCCTTTTATGAGTTGGAGCCAGTATCTGCCAATTGTatggttgtttacatttg GCATCTTTACAGAAAGATGAAAAGTGATAACAAGGTTGAGAAATATTGGTTCATGAATCCACACACCATCCAATTCGTTCCATTTGTGACCAACCTTGACAGAAACGGTAAAATTGAACACTTCAATGAAAGAGCGACTGTTTTGGCAGATAGGTTGAGTGGTTCATCGAGAAATCAACTAGTTTTGGTGCCAGTTAATGTTGG GTTTCATTGGATTCTCACTGTTATTGATCCTTACATAGAGatggtttattttttgaatccACTGAGTCATCGTAATCGTTATGAGGACTGGAAATATGTAGTGAATAT GAGCTTGAAATTGTTTAATTCAAACAAAGAAAGGAAAGGCAAAAAACAGGAAATATGGGAAATAGTAAAG GGTCCTCGACAACCAGATGCAAAACAATGTGGTTATTATGTGATGAGATTTATGAAAGATATTATTGAAGGAAATGTCAACAGTAAAAAGCATTCACT TTTTGGCTGTCGGGTGACTGGAAGTCATGTCGGGCATGGGCATGAAGCTGTGGAATGA